A window of the Acidithiobacillus thiooxidans ATCC 19377 genome harbors these coding sequences:
- the istA gene encoding IS21 family transposase has product MKAIIEILRLHAAGCSQRQIARACGLSKGAVGKYLQRATEARIGWPLSEGLTVVEVEQRLNPRRQPLPASRPVPPDLAQIHTELRRKGVTLQLLWEEYVATHPDERTYQYAQFCVHYRSWKARLKTSMRQQHVAGEKLFIDYAGPTVAVVDPGTGEIRQAQIFVAVLGASSYTYCEATWSQSLPDFLGSHVRAFRYFGGVPTLLVPDNLKAAVTKASRYEPEINRSYRDLATHYGTVVLPTRPYKPQDKAKVEVGVQVVERWILARLRHFQFFSLMELNREIRRLLEDLNQRPFKRLPGSRQSVFESLDRPALQPLPAQDYVYALWKSAKVSIDSHVAYQGHFYSVPYRLVSVRVDLRVSARTVEIFHQQQRVASHPRQTLQGRYSTVPEHLPKAYQQHREWSPGRLLNWALSIGPATRDVVRWQLARRAHPEQGYRSCLGLLSYSRRYGKERLDAACARALKIGSPTTRSIQSILKQGMDQVQESPSPTTPLPTHDNIRGPHYYQ; this is encoded by the coding sequence ATGAAAGCGATTATCGAGATCCTGCGATTACATGCCGCCGGCTGTAGCCAGCGGCAAATAGCCCGGGCCTGCGGGCTGTCCAAGGGGGCCGTGGGCAAGTATCTGCAACGGGCGACGGAAGCCCGGATCGGCTGGCCGCTGTCGGAGGGGCTGACGGTCGTGGAGGTAGAACAGCGGCTGAACCCGCGCCGCCAGCCCCTCCCGGCGTCCCGGCCGGTCCCGCCCGACCTGGCGCAGATCCATACGGAGTTACGGCGCAAGGGCGTGACCCTGCAACTGCTCTGGGAGGAGTATGTAGCCACCCATCCGGATGAGCGCACCTATCAGTATGCGCAGTTCTGTGTCCATTACCGTAGCTGGAAAGCCCGCCTCAAAACCAGCATGCGGCAACAGCATGTGGCGGGCGAAAAACTCTTCATTGATTATGCCGGGCCTACGGTTGCGGTCGTGGACCCGGGCACCGGCGAGATCCGGCAGGCGCAGATTTTTGTGGCGGTGCTGGGGGCTTCCAGCTATACCTACTGCGAGGCCACCTGGAGCCAGAGTCTGCCGGACTTCCTGGGCTCCCATGTCCGGGCCTTCCGGTACTTCGGCGGAGTGCCGACTCTCCTGGTCCCCGACAATCTCAAGGCGGCGGTCACCAAGGCCTCCCGCTATGAACCCGAGATCAACCGCAGCTATCGGGATCTGGCCACCCATTACGGGACCGTAGTGCTTCCGACACGCCCCTACAAACCCCAGGACAAGGCGAAGGTCGAGGTCGGCGTACAAGTGGTGGAGCGCTGGATTCTGGCGCGTCTACGCCACTTCCAGTTCTTCTCGCTGATGGAGCTCAACAGGGAGATCCGCCGCCTGCTGGAGGACCTCAATCAACGGCCCTTCAAGCGCCTGCCCGGCAGCCGCCAAAGCGTCTTTGAATCCTTGGACCGGCCCGCCCTACAGCCCTTGCCCGCACAGGACTATGTGTATGCGCTCTGGAAAAGCGCCAAGGTGAGTATCGACTCCCATGTGGCCTATCAGGGGCATTTTTACTCGGTACCCTATCGTCTGGTCAGTGTGCGGGTTGACCTGCGGGTCAGTGCCCGGACGGTAGAAATCTTCCACCAGCAACAGCGGGTGGCCAGCCATCCCCGCCAGACTCTGCAAGGGCGTTACAGCACCGTCCCGGAACACCTGCCCAAAGCCTACCAGCAACACCGGGAATGGTCCCCGGGACGGCTCCTGAATTGGGCCCTGTCCATTGGCCCTGCGACCCGGGACGTAGTGCGCTGGCAACTGGCGCGGCGCGCCCATCCCGAACAAGGCTACCGATCCTGTCTGGGCCTGCTCAGCTACTCCCGGCGCTATGGCAAGGAACGCCTCGATGCCGCCTG
- a CDS encoding putative bifunctional diguanylate cyclase/phosphodiesterase, with amino-acid sequence MPLKPMNDQNVFYSTDEFPQAILASWAPILENRANCPRSARIIAHHRPESPPTIIQNDCPRWARIRSQAIDNEEFVLHYQPKVNLASGKVVGAEALIRWNDPRTGLVPPDKFIPILEETGLISEVGRWALRRAVEDYLRWRATGLEAVRIAVNVSPLQLRNPGFVAEIERKIGIGAHAADGLELEITESMIMEDVKHSVSILRTIRDMGVHVTIDDFGTGFSSLGYLSKLPLDTLKIDRSFVTDITAGPQGLALVTTIISLAHALKLKVVAEGVETEQQYSLLHLLSCDEMQGYLFSKPVPVEDFEKRFLGRM; translated from the coding sequence ATGCCGCTCAAGCCAATGAATGACCAAAATGTTTTTTACTCCACAGACGAATTTCCGCAGGCCATTCTGGCATCGTGGGCACCGATTCTGGAAAATCGTGCAAACTGCCCACGATCCGCCAGAATCATTGCCCACCATCGCCCAGAATCACCGCCCACGATCATTCAGAATGACTGCCCACGATGGGCCAGAATACGCAGCCAGGCGATCGATAACGAGGAATTCGTGCTTCATTACCAGCCCAAGGTGAACCTGGCGAGCGGTAAGGTCGTCGGCGCCGAGGCGCTGATCCGTTGGAACGATCCGCGCACAGGCCTAGTGCCGCCGGACAAGTTCATTCCTATCCTGGAAGAAACCGGTTTGATCTCCGAGGTCGGGCGCTGGGCGCTGCGCAGAGCGGTCGAGGATTACCTGCGCTGGCGGGCAACCGGACTGGAAGCGGTGCGCATCGCGGTGAACGTGTCGCCGCTGCAACTGCGCAACCCCGGCTTTGTCGCCGAGATCGAACGAAAAATCGGTATCGGCGCGCATGCGGCGGATGGCCTGGAACTGGAGATCACCGAAAGCATGATCATGGAAGACGTCAAGCACAGTGTTTCCATTCTGAGGACTATCCGCGACATGGGCGTACACGTTACCATCGACGACTTCGGCACCGGCTTTTCCTCGCTGGGTTACCTGTCGAAACTACCGTTGGACACGCTGAAAATCGACCGCTCGTTCGTGACCGACATTACTGCGGGACCGCAAGGCTTGGCGCTGGTGACCACCATCATCAGCCTGGCCCATGCGCTCAAGCTCAAAGTCGTGGCGGAAGGTGTGGAAACCGAACAGCAGTACAGTCTGTTGCACCTGCTGAGCTGCGACGAGATGCAGGGCTATCTGTTCAGCAAACCAGTGCCGGTCGAAGATTTCGAAAAAAGATTTCTCGGTCGGATGTGA
- a CDS encoding ParB/RepB/Spo0J family partition protein, with protein sequence MAKVDLSENLFDEMKRTLAEMAGDSGETDAKANRLPGRRLPGQKAAPADEQNTVSGGTVGSGAASALFLELSEIEPDPEQPRKTFVASGAQDAIDNDLELLKESILQHGVLQPIAVRHVVSGRYRIIAGERRWRASMAARDSGQPCRRKGYDLSRIPAVILEPDTDADRLEMQLVENLARADMTPVDTAKAVKQLMDSLAPKPSLSDLGKRLGRSKAWVHQMLSLGSEDAQAVAEYLGVPLESIGQTDISRMKGWMKDEDKRIVLDAIRASLQAGETLSRVLVDREESRYERGLSGKPQEVDMQQENGAVRAFDANGEEVDLSTIDMHNVDSDEDIEDGGAVDENGVVVGDPADDAQEDGTLPGAPLPRASLPNQVTVTLPRPLLERAFEKAGRELPGTMGTVEIIEVLELVLN encoded by the coding sequence ATGGCCAAGGTAGATCTTTCAGAGAATCTCTTTGATGAGATGAAGCGCACGCTGGCCGAGATGGCGGGAGATTCCGGCGAGACCGATGCCAAAGCCAATCGTCTACCCGGTAGACGACTTCCGGGACAGAAAGCGGCCCCGGCGGATGAACAGAATACCGTCTCGGGCGGAACTGTCGGCAGCGGAGCCGCTTCGGCGCTCTTTCTGGAGTTGTCGGAGATCGAGCCGGACCCGGAGCAGCCGCGCAAGACGTTTGTGGCATCCGGGGCACAGGATGCCATCGACAATGATCTGGAATTGCTGAAGGAAAGCATCTTGCAGCATGGGGTATTGCAGCCCATCGCGGTACGTCATGTCGTGTCGGGAAGATATCGGATCATAGCGGGCGAGCGGCGCTGGAGGGCATCCATGGCTGCCCGAGACAGTGGCCAGCCATGCCGTCGCAAGGGCTATGACCTGTCCCGGATTCCAGCCGTGATCCTGGAGCCCGACACAGACGCTGATCGGCTGGAAATGCAGTTGGTCGAAAATCTGGCGCGAGCGGATATGACGCCCGTAGATACGGCGAAGGCCGTAAAGCAGCTGATGGATAGCCTGGCCCCCAAGCCGAGCCTGTCGGATCTGGGCAAGCGGCTGGGTCGATCCAAAGCATGGGTACACCAGATGCTCTCTCTGGGGAGCGAAGATGCGCAGGCGGTGGCAGAGTATCTGGGCGTGCCGCTGGAGTCCATCGGGCAAACAGACATCAGTCGCATGAAAGGATGGATGAAGGACGAGGACAAGCGCATCGTGCTGGACGCCATCCGTGCCAGCCTGCAGGCCGGGGAAACCCTCTCCCGCGTGCTGGTGGATAGAGAGGAAAGCCGATACGAACGAGGTTTGAGCGGAAAACCGCAGGAGGTAGACATGCAGCAGGAAAATGGGGCCGTGAGGGCTTTTGATGCCAATGGGGAAGAAGTGGATTTGTCCACGATCGATATGCACAACGTCGATAGCGATGAGGACATCGAGGATGGGGGCGCCGTCGATGAGAACGGAGTGGTTGTCGGAGATCCGGCGGATGATGCGCAGGAGGATGGCACCCTGCCGGGAGCACCTCTGCCGAGAGCATCCCTGCCGAACCAGGTGACGGTGACGCTTCCCCGCCCTCTGCTGGAGCGAGCCTTTGAGAAGGCCGGGCGCGAATTGCCCGGGACGATGGGAACGGTGGAGATCATTGAGGTGTTGGAGTTGGTGTTAAATTAA
- a CDS encoding ParA family protein, with amino-acid sequence MPQIITVTNQKGGVGKTALAVHIAAYASMAAKKKTLLVDMDGQRNATFITTGEPNGRGKSVLELWDGDTSLEFQDTRFGDLKILPGHQHVHLVEKQGLKAGQEAMSRLLKIDFDVVVIDTPPAAGVQQLAPLYLGGLLVAPVEPDLLALQGLTSLLKVWREIASQVDLGLSLVINKRVLNSTNQQMVVDAITESGFGQHVLPVHLTNRLIVSNALKQGMPVWKLDPKDAAAAKWAMACKMILETDRVPTEETVKEG; translated from the coding sequence ATGCCACAGATCATTACCGTGACCAATCAGAAGGGCGGGGTAGGAAAGACCGCTCTTGCCGTTCACATTGCGGCTTACGCCAGCATGGCGGCGAAGAAAAAGACATTGCTCGTGGACATGGACGGCCAACGCAACGCCACTTTTATCACTACGGGGGAGCCGAATGGCCGTGGCAAATCGGTATTGGAACTGTGGGACGGGGACACCAGCCTGGAGTTCCAGGACACCCGGTTTGGGGATCTCAAAATCCTGCCAGGCCACCAGCATGTACATCTGGTTGAAAAGCAGGGATTGAAGGCCGGACAGGAGGCAATGAGCCGTTTGCTGAAGATTGATTTTGATGTGGTGGTCATCGACACGCCACCAGCCGCCGGCGTGCAGCAGCTGGCCCCGCTCTATCTGGGCGGGTTGTTGGTGGCGCCCGTGGAGCCCGACCTGTTGGCGTTGCAGGGGCTCACTTCGCTGCTCAAGGTATGGCGGGAGATCGCCTCGCAAGTCGACCTGGGATTGTCCCTGGTCATCAACAAGCGGGTTTTGAACTCCACGAATCAGCAAATGGTCGTGGATGCGATCACCGAGTCGGGTTTTGGTCAGCATGTGCTTCCAGTGCATCTGACGAATCGGCTGATTGTATCCAACGCCCTGAAACAGGGGATGCCCGTCTGGAAGCTGGACCCGAAAGACGCGGCGGCGGCGAAATGGGCCATGGCCTGCAAGATGATTTTGGAAACGGACCGGGTGCCGACAGAAGAAACAGTGAAGGAGGGATAA
- a CDS encoding S26 family signal peptidase has translation MQRMSATIAKRLLWWSAWAIVGVLVLNAAVGLWMQYQHLVFNDSTCEPIGIYKLLGSPYPLHDGELVEVEIPGPTHHAAVAEGLKYHWFPAGQPWIKEIAAVPGQTVKLSRAGDWVSPGDASPADSSPAGGGPADGEAGHYLPNSHVDRWTPGHHHRIVHYPFGTYHLKRGQVWLYAPGNYAFDSSYYGPVPETSILQRAVPWWTIPGSQFWLQKGD, from the coding sequence ATGCAAAGAATGTCCGCCACCATCGCTAAGCGGCTACTCTGGTGGAGCGCGTGGGCGATTGTCGGCGTCCTGGTACTGAATGCTGCCGTGGGGCTATGGATGCAGTACCAGCATCTGGTCTTCAACGACTCGACCTGCGAACCCATCGGCATCTATAAGCTTCTCGGCTCGCCTTATCCGTTGCATGATGGAGAACTGGTCGAAGTCGAGATTCCTGGCCCCACCCATCACGCCGCCGTCGCAGAGGGACTGAAGTACCACTGGTTTCCTGCTGGACAGCCGTGGATCAAAGAGATCGCCGCTGTTCCTGGGCAAACCGTGAAACTCTCCCGCGCGGGAGACTGGGTGAGTCCCGGGGATGCGAGTCCTGCTGACAGCAGCCCTGCTGGCGGCGGTCCTGCGGACGGCGAAGCCGGCCATTACCTGCCCAACTCCCATGTGGATCGCTGGACGCCCGGCCACCATCACCGGATTGTCCATTACCCTTTCGGCACCTATCACCTGAAGCGTGGCCAGGTCTGGCTCTACGCCCCGGGAAACTATGCCTTTGACTCCAGCTATTATGGCCCAGTCCCGGAGACCAGCATCCTGCAACGGGCGGTTCCCTGGTGGACGATTCCCGGAAGTCAGTTCTGGCTTCAGAAGGGAGACTGA
- a CDS encoding conjugal transfer protein TraB: MTAQSSTVYPVDDSRRKSALVSRFAIPALLGALVGVLAWPHAIWLAPLALLLLPVLNKRSWMAPFCLMFGYHMATTYGLIKGTSVFFPHSGLFLGIGFWSLSSLAFALPYLAYPYIALYFRGGGLAGGSLAGGGFGAVTATIITSAVSTILPPLGIIGWTSPWLGAVAAGPTGILLTILGIFALGYWERKNQDFPVRLLMAGIVVFNLWLLGFVFPALAALAERVPALVDMMGHPLPTAPAGWVGINTHLGRLRSNLSYVDASMEMAPKILADLHAGDKVVLLPETLAGPWLPGTRAIWRPVIRWTARHPGQTVLLGADVPLTGCEPHGRDLRPAKGYLDALVKIQDGHQTVLPDHIPVPFSMWHPWHPRDSFRMAPFSRKPETTEIDGKKVGYLICYEQLLMWPALDLYPHGIQVLLAPANDWWARGTDIPAIQRASAKAWAAFFGVPVLFAVNQ; the protein is encoded by the coding sequence ATGACGGCCCAGAGCTCCACCGTCTACCCGGTAGACGATTCGCGGAGAAAGTCCGCTCTCGTCTCCCGATTCGCCATTCCGGCACTCCTGGGTGCCCTGGTGGGTGTTCTGGCCTGGCCTCATGCCATCTGGCTTGCGCCACTGGCCTTGCTGCTTCTGCCTGTTTTGAACAAGCGTTCCTGGATGGCGCCATTTTGCTTGATGTTCGGATATCACATGGCGACAACCTACGGCCTCATCAAAGGCACGTCGGTTTTCTTCCCACACTCCGGGCTATTTCTCGGTATTGGGTTCTGGTCGCTGTCATCTCTGGCCTTTGCCCTGCCCTATCTGGCGTACCCGTACATTGCTCTGTATTTCCGTGGCGGCGGCCTTGCAGGTGGCAGCCTTGCAGGCGGCGGTTTTGGCGCGGTCACGGCCACTATCATTACCTCTGCTGTCTCGACGATTCTGCCACCCTTGGGGATCATCGGCTGGACTTCCCCATGGCTCGGCGCCGTCGCCGCAGGCCCAACCGGCATCCTGCTGACCATTCTCGGAATCTTCGCTCTGGGCTACTGGGAGCGGAAAAATCAGGATTTCCCGGTGCGCTTACTGATGGCCGGGATCGTCGTCTTCAATCTCTGGCTTCTGGGTTTTGTCTTCCCTGCCCTGGCCGCCCTGGCCGAGCGGGTGCCGGCACTAGTTGACATGATGGGTCACCCGCTGCCCACAGCGCCCGCTGGATGGGTGGGCATCAATACCCACCTGGGCCGCCTGCGTTCCAATCTTTCCTATGTCGATGCGTCCATGGAAATGGCTCCCAAGATTTTGGCCGATCTGCACGCAGGCGACAAGGTGGTATTGCTCCCGGAAACCTTGGCCGGGCCCTGGCTGCCAGGAACCCGGGCCATTTGGCGTCCGGTCATCCGCTGGACGGCGCGACATCCCGGACAAACCGTGCTGCTCGGGGCCGATGTGCCCCTTACAGGGTGCGAGCCCCATGGGCGGGACTTGCGCCCTGCCAAGGGTTATCTGGATGCTCTGGTGAAGATCCAGGATGGCCACCAGACGGTACTGCCGGATCACATCCCGGTGCCTTTCTCGATGTGGCACCCGTGGCATCCCCGTGACAGCTTCCGGATGGCGCCGTTTTCCAGGAAACCGGAAACCACGGAGATTGACGGCAAAAAAGTCGGCTATCTCATCTGCTATGAGCAACTGCTGATGTGGCCTGCCCTCGATCTATACCCGCATGGGATACAAGTCCTGTTGGCTCCGGCCAATGACTGGTGGGCGCGGGGGACGGATATTCCGGCCATCCAAAGGGCTTCGGCAAAAGCCTGGGCCGCGTTTTTTGGGGTGCCGGTATTGTTCGCGGTGAATCAATGA
- a CDS encoding addiction module antidote protein, giving the protein MSEKLSTFDPAEGLASDAAIAAFMADAFESADAGYIAHALGVVARAKGMAQIAGETGLSREQLYRSFSERGNPTLKTTLAVMKVLGIELTAKPGPQGR; this is encoded by the coding sequence ATGAGTGAAAAATTATCTACTTTTGACCCTGCCGAAGGGCTGGCATCAGACGCGGCCATCGCAGCCTTCATGGCCGATGCGTTTGAATCTGCAGACGCCGGCTACATTGCGCACGCGCTGGGCGTCGTGGCCCGCGCCAAGGGAATGGCTCAGATCGCTGGGGAAACTGGTCTTTCGCGTGAACAGTTGTACCGCTCATTCAGCGAGCGCGGCAATCCGACGCTCAAGACCACGCTAGCAGTCATGAAGGTCCTAGGGATTGAACTTACGGCAAAACCGGGGCCACAGGGCCGATGA
- a CDS encoding DNA topoisomerase 3, whose product MKVYIAEKPSLGKGIAEYLPGPKNKGNGFIQCGSDTVVTWCFGHIFEQEEPDFYTPDDVPTTPKGKKKWRFEELPIFPEQWKKRAKDDAKAQIKVIRELLKKASSVVNAGDPDREGQLLVDEILEELRWKGPTQRIWLAALDEQSVRKALASLKDNREYQNLSNSAEARARADWLMGMNLTRAFTLRNSGAGVVSVGRVQTPTLALVVARDEKIEHFKPKDYYVPRIYTGFWAAWDLREDFEGVDAEGFLTDRKAADRLATQAKADGKATVKDFTSDEKQQQAPLGFSLAELQKVCSAKLGMSAQNVLDAAQALYEEHKAATYPRTDCRYLPEEQHGDAGQILSGLAKAGFADLVKAADSNRKSAIWNTGKVTAHHAIIPTGSMQGSMSPAVAKVYEIIVRSYLAQFYPPYVYRAIKALLTCTGEDWKATANIPVSAGWKAVYGMTDDDNDDTPAQPIPALKKGQVLTVQDADVQAKQTKPPARFTDGSLIEAMSNIHKVVEDEAAKAKLKETSGLGTEATRASIIETLLTRGFMERKGKQILSTQAGRALVHALPKDLTDPVLTARWEDALSSVSEGRVTLQQFEEAQRKFVSRMIEAAKAATIAVGQARSATSARGKASTGKMRGGAAKAGPSCPDCKKPTITLKTKKGDSFFKCEGCQSCWWPDKQDAKKLGTKWSEKKT is encoded by the coding sequence ATGAAAGTATACATTGCCGAGAAACCCAGCCTGGGTAAAGGCATAGCCGAGTATTTGCCTGGACCAAAGAACAAGGGTAACGGGTTCATTCAGTGCGGATCCGATACCGTCGTGACCTGGTGTTTCGGCCATATATTCGAGCAGGAAGAGCCGGACTTCTACACGCCTGATGATGTTCCTACCACGCCAAAGGGCAAGAAGAAATGGCGCTTTGAGGAACTGCCCATTTTTCCTGAGCAATGGAAGAAGCGGGCAAAAGATGACGCCAAGGCCCAGATCAAGGTGATCCGGGAACTGCTTAAGAAAGCCTCGTCTGTCGTTAATGCCGGCGATCCGGACCGAGAGGGTCAGCTGCTGGTGGATGAGATCCTGGAGGAACTCCGCTGGAAAGGCCCAACCCAGAGGATCTGGCTGGCCGCCCTCGATGAGCAATCCGTGCGTAAGGCTCTGGCATCGCTCAAGGACAATAGGGAATATCAGAATCTCAGCAATTCTGCCGAAGCCCGCGCACGCGCGGACTGGCTCATGGGCATGAATCTCACCCGCGCATTTACGCTGCGCAACAGCGGCGCCGGAGTCGTCTCCGTGGGTCGGGTGCAGACGCCGACCTTGGCTCTGGTCGTGGCCCGTGATGAGAAGATCGAGCACTTCAAACCCAAAGATTACTACGTTCCTCGGATTTACACAGGATTCTGGGCCGCCTGGGATCTGCGGGAGGACTTCGAGGGCGTCGATGCCGAAGGCTTCCTCACCGACCGGAAAGCAGCTGACCGACTGGCAACCCAGGCCAAGGCAGACGGCAAGGCCACGGTGAAGGATTTCACCAGCGACGAAAAGCAGCAACAGGCACCGCTAGGGTTCTCTCTCGCCGAACTGCAAAAGGTCTGCTCGGCCAAGCTCGGCATGTCGGCACAAAATGTCCTTGATGCGGCCCAGGCGCTGTACGAGGAGCACAAGGCGGCGACCTATCCCCGGACCGATTGCCGCTATCTACCTGAAGAACAGCATGGGGATGCCGGACAGATACTGTCCGGCCTGGCAAAAGCTGGATTTGCGGATCTGGTGAAAGCCGCCGATTCTAACCGGAAGTCGGCCATCTGGAATACGGGCAAAGTGACGGCGCACCACGCCATCATTCCGACCGGCTCCATGCAGGGCTCTATGAGCCCCGCAGTGGCCAAAGTCTACGAGATCATCGTCCGCTCCTATCTCGCGCAGTTCTATCCGCCCTATGTGTACCGGGCGATCAAGGCCCTACTGACTTGCACCGGCGAGGACTGGAAGGCGACTGCCAACATTCCGGTATCCGCAGGCTGGAAAGCCGTGTATGGGATGACCGATGACGATAATGATGACACCCCCGCCCAGCCGATCCCGGCGCTCAAAAAAGGCCAGGTTCTGACCGTCCAGGATGCAGATGTCCAGGCAAAACAGACCAAGCCGCCGGCACGATTTACGGATGGGTCGCTCATTGAGGCCATGAGCAACATCCACAAGGTGGTTGAGGATGAGGCCGCCAAGGCCAAACTCAAGGAAACCTCTGGCCTGGGGACTGAGGCCACCAGGGCTAGCATCATCGAAACACTGCTCACCCGGGGATTCATGGAGCGCAAAGGCAAGCAGATTCTCTCCACCCAGGCAGGGCGGGCGCTGGTTCACGCGCTGCCCAAAGACCTCACGGATCCCGTCCTGACGGCACGCTGGGAAGATGCCCTATCATCCGTGTCTGAGGGCCGCGTGACGCTACAGCAGTTCGAGGAAGCCCAGCGCAAATTCGTTTCTCGCATGATCGAAGCAGCCAAGGCGGCGACCATCGCCGTTGGGCAAGCGCGGTCCGCCACGAGCGCGCGGGGTAAGGCGTCTACCGGAAAAATGCGCGGAGGCGCTGCGAAAGCAGGCCCTTCCTGTCCAGACTGCAAAAAACCGACCATCACCCTGAAGACCAAGAAAGGCGACTCCTTTTTCAAGTGCGAGGGCTGCCAGTCCTGCTGGTGGCCGGACAAGCAGGATGCCAAGAAGCTCGGAACGAAGTGGAGCGAGAAAAAAACATGA
- a CDS encoding retron St85 family effector protein yields MNSELVTVLTEQLDPAGCEVINLPARIWVFGGPTEPSSEPAGSLRDCFWRRTLKSTFNRPWAEHLARPEDFDDWWAFSGYSDLLTFERDACFLARAIILFVESPGSLAELGCLASHDSILPQVLTVVQRQYCEQGSRRSFLRLGPLNRVQSHGAECVIGTNQETELPDDDFDAIVETIDEWLKTNPQRTRFDPNKPAHIFLIAADLVDLMLISKQTEIDAVLKFYGVNLDEQILAQHLELLSFFKLIQKEVRGREIFWVRAPGSDAPWVDHKAKSGGRFFREKFKIYAEEYVNGKIRLKSVYGRLP; encoded by the coding sequence GTGAACAGCGAGCTGGTCACAGTTCTGACCGAGCAATTGGATCCGGCAGGTTGTGAAGTCATCAACCTGCCGGCTCGTATTTGGGTATTCGGTGGTCCCACAGAGCCCTCCAGCGAACCAGCAGGTTCTCTTCGAGATTGTTTCTGGCGGCGTACGTTGAAATCTACGTTTAATCGTCCTTGGGCCGAGCACTTGGCGCGTCCTGAAGACTTTGACGATTGGTGGGCCTTTTCAGGTTACTCTGACCTTCTAACATTCGAGCGTGACGCGTGTTTCTTGGCTCGCGCGATCATTTTATTTGTGGAGTCGCCAGGGTCGCTTGCTGAGCTTGGTTGCTTGGCATCGCATGACAGCATCCTCCCGCAAGTTTTGACAGTCGTGCAGCGGCAGTACTGTGAGCAGGGCTCACGGCGGTCATTTCTGAGGTTAGGGCCGCTGAATCGCGTGCAAAGCCACGGGGCAGAATGCGTCATTGGCACCAACCAAGAAACGGAACTGCCGGACGACGATTTCGATGCCATTGTTGAAACAATTGACGAGTGGCTCAAGACAAATCCACAGCGCACTCGTTTCGATCCGAATAAACCCGCCCACATCTTCCTGATAGCTGCTGATCTGGTCGATTTAATGTTGATCAGCAAGCAAACAGAAATTGACGCTGTTCTGAAGTTTTACGGCGTTAATTTGGATGAGCAGATACTGGCACAGCACCTCGAATTGCTTAGCTTCTTTAAGTTGATTCAGAAAGAAGTACGGGGAAGAGAGATCTTCTGGGTACGAGCGCCGGGCAGCGATGCGCCATGGGTTGACCATAAGGCTAAAAGTGGCGGCAGATTTTTCCGAGAAAAGTTTAAGATTTATGCCGAAGAGTATGTAAATGGCAAAATTCGACTGAAGTCCGTTTATGGGAGACTCCCATGA
- a CDS encoding retron St85 family RNA-directed DNA polymerase produces MSPLSARELSRVIATAPHRYKSHFIEKRHGRGKRLISQPTAELKYFQRWLVDNELNQLPVHDAATAYRKGRSILDHATPHAKQRYLLKLDFKDFFPSLNEHALRHCLERDCNYSEEEIEILCNLLLKSASIEGGPLQLSIGAPSSPFISNYLMWEFDIAMQQYCEVMGVMYSRYADDLAFSTDTPRLLDKVFDTVQKILASISYLPLILHPDKTVNVSKKRRRLLVGLTLANDGNVSIGREEKRRLRAALHAYTQGRLPCDEVARLAGMLSFVWSIDPKFVENLCQRHGFSRISDLLR; encoded by the coding sequence ATGTCTCCCCTATCAGCGAGAGAGCTATCTCGCGTGATTGCCACTGCGCCTCATCGTTACAAGAGCCACTTCATAGAAAAGCGACACGGTCGTGGCAAGCGGTTAATTTCGCAACCAACAGCCGAGCTGAAATATTTCCAAAGATGGTTGGTCGATAATGAGCTGAATCAACTGCCTGTGCACGATGCGGCTACGGCATACCGCAAGGGGCGCTCAATTCTCGATCATGCTACTCCTCATGCAAAACAGAGATACCTTCTAAAACTCGATTTCAAGGATTTCTTTCCGAGTCTAAACGAGCACGCGCTTCGGCATTGTCTCGAACGTGATTGCAACTATTCTGAGGAAGAGATTGAGATCCTCTGTAACCTACTTCTGAAGTCCGCAAGCATTGAAGGTGGGCCGTTGCAGCTTTCCATTGGGGCCCCAAGCTCTCCTTTTATTTCGAATTACCTGATGTGGGAGTTCGACATAGCAATGCAGCAGTACTGTGAGGTCATGGGTGTGATGTACAGTCGCTATGCCGACGACTTGGCATTCTCTACGGACACCCCTCGGCTATTGGACAAAGTCTTCGATACTGTCCAGAAAATATTGGCGTCAATATCCTACTTACCCCTAATATTGCATCCGGACAAGACCGTCAATGTTTCGAAGAAACGTCGAAGGTTGCTAGTCGGACTTACGCTTGCAAATGATGGTAATGTTTCTATCGGACGGGAAGAAAAGCGTCGTCTGCGGGCTGCGTTGCACGCGTATACACAGGGCCGGTTACCCTGTGACGAAGTTGCTCGATTGGCGGGAATGCTGTCTTTCGTCTGGTCAATAGATCCAAAATTCGTCGAAAATTTGTGTCAGCGGCATGGCTTTTCACGCATTTCTGATTTGCTCCGATGA